The following coding sequences lie in one Spirosoma sp. KUDC1026 genomic window:
- a CDS encoding dCTP deaminase domain-containing protein, protein MIIVGENLEALIRQHNIVIGSENSFDQTSICLTLDCNIIRIIPTDNSIVTYGNPIPKSWIQEEIIDTQSGVILEPHQSILACSYETINIPIGYFGMLQTKGSLARLFVSLHCSDSQIDPGFSGKITFEICNLSDMRIRILARQKVGSLFLLKSSTKHVNAYNGKYQNANKPTIQLP, encoded by the coding sequence ATGATAATAGTAGGTGAAAATTTAGAGGCTTTAATAAGGCAACATAATATTGTTATTGGGTCGGAGAACAGCTTTGATCAAACATCTATATGTTTAACTCTTGACTGCAATATTATAAGAATTATTCCTACTGATAATTCTATCGTTACGTACGGAAACCCCATTCCAAAATCTTGGATTCAAGAAGAGATAATTGACACGCAATCAGGTGTAATATTAGAGCCCCATCAATCTATTTTAGCTTGTTCTTATGAAACTATAAATATCCCAATAGGATATTTCGGAATGTTACAAACGAAAGGCTCTCTAGCAAGGCTTTTCGTTTCACTTCACTGCAGTGATTCACAAATAGACCCTGGATTCTCAGGAAAAATTACGTTCGAAATTTGCAATCTTTCGGATATGAGAATAAGAATACTTGCTCGACAGAAAGTAGGTTCACTCTTCTTATTGAAATCTTCAACTAAGCACGTAAATGCCTATAACGGTAAGTATCAAAATGCAAACAAGCCTACAATCCAACTCCCATAA
- a CDS encoding UDP-2,3-diacylglucosamine diphosphatase, whose product MSTIDTIPLASGQKAYFASDFHLGAPSPEQSRIREQAVVAWLNQVSADAGVIFLVGDVFDFWFEYKRSIPKGFIRLQGKLAELTDAGIRIELFTGNHDMWMSDYFTKEMGIPVYREPRAYKIGNKQFLVGHGDGLGPGDYTYKRLKRVFESGLARRLFRYVHPDWGIGLAQAWSRRSRISNEEKGEEFLGEDREWLMLYCHEVEAVQHHDYYVFGHRHLPLDLAVSSTSRYINLGEWVHAKTYGVFDGNKLALKTWSSASI is encoded by the coding sequence ATGTCCACAATTGACACCATTCCGCTGGCTTCCGGCCAGAAAGCGTATTTCGCATCCGATTTTCACCTGGGTGCCCCATCGCCCGAACAAAGCCGTATTCGTGAACAGGCAGTTGTTGCCTGGCTGAATCAGGTCAGTGCCGATGCCGGGGTCATTTTTCTGGTGGGCGACGTATTCGATTTCTGGTTTGAGTACAAACGCAGCATTCCCAAGGGGTTTATCCGGTTGCAGGGCAAGCTGGCCGAACTGACCGACGCCGGTATACGTATCGAGCTGTTTACGGGCAATCACGATATGTGGATGAGTGATTATTTCACCAAGGAAATGGGCATTCCGGTCTATCGCGAACCCAGAGCGTATAAAATCGGAAATAAGCAGTTTCTGGTTGGGCACGGCGATGGTCTTGGACCTGGCGATTACACCTACAAACGCTTAAAACGCGTATTTGAAAGTGGTCTGGCTCGTCGACTGTTCCGCTACGTTCACCCGGATTGGGGCATTGGACTAGCCCAGGCCTGGTCGCGCCGGAGCCGGATCAGCAACGAAGAAAAAGGAGAGGAATTTCTGGGCGAAGACCGCGAGTGGCTCATGCTGTACTGTCACGAAGTTGAGGCCGTTCAACACCATGACTACTATGTATTCGGGCACCGGCATTTACCGCTTGATCTGGCCGTTTCTTCCACAAGCCGGTACATTAACCTGGGCGAATGGGTACATGCCAAAACGTACGGCGTTTTTGACGGAAATAAGCTTGCCCTCAAAACCTGGTCGTCTGCGTCCATATAA
- a CDS encoding dCTP deaminase domain-containing protein has product MAVVDLETRLTKDWKIYNSNLKSSDSLIYISPHIDNIEDGPSSLDLSVGNKFLFQDSGKYYIMPEDGVYIEPFSAILIETEQRICLPLNVFGIVIGKGHQIYQGTFISSGKINPGFQGKLNIGLYNGSRKKILIKKGQPLCSCVFFQMESNKTNPLKDYDNNTQVNNTYTNRKQKIISYVKANKDWLPIVISIVSILLSVLVSVSIGVTNRNFILYQVEQSNPKVDSTKNDNSR; this is encoded by the coding sequence ATGGCAGTAGTTGACTTAGAAACAAGGCTTACAAAAGACTGGAAGATATACAATAGTAACTTAAAATCTAGTGACAGTCTTATATATATCTCTCCTCATATTGATAATATCGAAGATGGTCCTTCATCGTTGGATTTATCAGTAGGAAACAAGTTTTTATTTCAGGATAGTGGTAAATATTACATTATGCCTGAAGATGGAGTATATATCGAACCTTTTAGCGCGATACTTATAGAAACAGAACAAAGAATTTGTTTACCTCTAAATGTTTTTGGAATAGTCATTGGAAAAGGCCATCAAATATATCAAGGTACATTTATTTCATCAGGCAAAATCAATCCTGGATTTCAAGGAAAATTAAATATTGGCTTATACAATGGTAGCAGAAAGAAGATTCTCATAAAGAAAGGACAACCTTTATGTTCTTGTGTATTTTTTCAAATGGAATCTAATAAAACTAATCCATTAAAAGATTATGACAATAATACTCAGGTTAATAATACTTACACAAATAGAAAACAAAAAATAATATCATATGTCAAAGCAAATAAAGACTGGCTACCCATTGTAATATCTATTGTAAGCATACTACTATCTGTACTAGTATCTGTTTCAATAGGTGTAACAAACAGAAACTTTATATTGTATCAAGTTGAACAGAGTAATCCAAAAGTAGACTCTACAAAAAATGATAATAGTAGGTGA
- a CDS encoding tRNA1(Val) (adenine(37)-N6)-methyltransferase, translating to MFRFKQFTIRQERTAMKVCTDACVLGAWAAIDDVPNARILDIGTGTGLLALMAAQRNVTALIDAVEVDPAAAGQATENVAASPFADRVTVYNTRIQDFESAQRYDHILTNPPFYTNHLRSPDAAVNRALHTDDLPFSELLEAVNRLLKPGGEWWVLLPPYEATKLAELAAPYALLPVRRLALQHNAQKPVFRVLTGFAYGQAPCRDETLVIYEPDGRTYTAAFQSLLRAFYLIF from the coding sequence ATGTTCCGGTTCAAACAATTCACTATTCGGCAGGAGCGTACGGCCATGAAAGTTTGTACAGATGCCTGCGTGCTGGGTGCCTGGGCTGCCATTGACGACGTACCAAACGCCCGAATTCTTGACATCGGTACCGGAACGGGCCTGCTGGCGCTGATGGCCGCGCAACGAAACGTAACAGCGTTGATTGATGCCGTCGAGGTCGACCCGGCCGCAGCCGGACAAGCCACGGAAAACGTAGCGGCTAGTCCGTTCGCTGATCGGGTGACGGTATACAACACCCGCATTCAAGATTTTGAATCAGCACAGCGCTACGATCACATCCTGACGAATCCGCCGTTTTATACCAATCATCTGCGTTCACCCGATGCCGCCGTGAACCGGGCCCTGCATACCGACGATTTACCGTTTTCTGAACTGCTGGAAGCCGTGAATCGACTGCTGAAACCCGGCGGGGAATGGTGGGTCTTGCTGCCGCCTTACGAAGCAACCAAATTGGCCGAACTAGCTGCCCCGTATGCGTTGTTACCGGTTCGTAGGCTGGCGTTGCAGCATAATGCCCAGAAACCGGTTTTTCGAGTGCTGACGGGTTTTGCCTATGGGCAGGCGCCTTGTCGGGATGAAACACTGGTTATTTACGAACCGGATGGGCGAACATACACAGCTGCCTTCCAAAGTCTGCTTCGTGCGTTTTACCTGATATTCTGA
- the pepT gene encoding peptidase T produces MQHYQFTALDRFLRYVQIDTQSDPQSATNPSTEKQKDLSRMLVQELIDMGIEDAELDEWGYVYATIPANTDKTNVPTICFCSHVDTSPDVTGAGVKPMIHTEWAGDDIILPDDPAQIIRVADHPDLLEQVGNDIITASGTTLLGADNKAGVAEIMDAAHYLLTHPEVKHGKIRLLFTPDEEVGRGTEKVNIAKLNADFGYTIDGEALGTLEDETFSADGVTITIQGVSTHPGFAKGKLENAIKIAADLLALLPKNAISPETTDQKDGFIHPTRLEGNQDQAVLDFIIRDFNEGGLHEKETYLENQLNDVLKNYPGSSAQLVVKEQYRNMKEVLDLHPAVVDNALEAIRRSGLNAERRSIRGGTDGSRLSFMGLPCPNIFAGEHAFHSRLEWVSVQDMQKAVEVIVNVAQVWEERS; encoded by the coding sequence ATGCAGCACTACCAATTCACCGCCCTTGACCGCTTCCTGCGGTACGTTCAAATCGATACGCAGTCGGATCCGCAGTCGGCAACGAACCCCAGTACCGAAAAGCAGAAAGATCTGAGCCGGATGCTGGTTCAGGAATTGATCGACATGGGTATCGAGGATGCCGAACTGGACGAGTGGGGCTACGTGTACGCAACTATTCCGGCAAACACGGATAAGACTAACGTGCCGACCATCTGCTTCTGCTCCCATGTCGATACGTCGCCGGATGTAACGGGCGCGGGGGTAAAACCTATGATTCATACCGAGTGGGCCGGTGATGATATTATTCTGCCCGACGATCCGGCGCAGATCATCCGGGTCGCCGATCATCCTGATCTGCTGGAGCAAGTAGGTAACGACATCATCACGGCCAGCGGGACAACGCTGCTGGGAGCTGACAACAAGGCCGGCGTTGCCGAGATTATGGACGCGGCCCATTATCTGCTCACTCACCCAGAGGTGAAGCACGGTAAAATTCGATTGCTTTTTACGCCCGACGAAGAGGTAGGACGAGGAACCGAGAAAGTCAATATTGCGAAGCTAAACGCCGATTTCGGCTACACCATCGATGGGGAAGCGTTGGGGACGCTGGAGGATGAAACCTTCTCCGCCGACGGCGTAACGATCACGATTCAGGGTGTCAGTACACACCCCGGTTTTGCGAAAGGCAAGCTGGAAAACGCGATCAAAATTGCCGCCGATCTGCTGGCGCTGCTGCCTAAAAACGCTATCTCTCCCGAAACGACCGATCAGAAAGATGGTTTTATCCACCCAACCCGGCTGGAAGGTAATCAGGATCAGGCGGTGCTGGACTTTATCATCCGCGACTTCAACGAGGGCGGGTTGCACGAAAAGGAAACGTACCTGGAAAATCAGCTTAATGACGTATTGAAAAACTATCCTGGTTCGTCGGCGCAACTGGTGGTAAAGGAGCAATACCGGAACATGAAAGAAGTCCTGGATCTGCATCCGGCGGTGGTCGATAATGCGCTCGAAGCGATCCGTCGATCGGGACTGAATGCCGAACGGCGTAGCATCCGGGGTGGTACGGACGGTTCTCGATTGTCGTTTATGGGGTTGCCCTGTCCCAACATTTTTGCCGGTGAACATGCCTTTCACTCGCGGCTCGAATGGGTATCAGTACAGGACATGCAGAAAGCCGTGGAAGTGATTGTTAACGTAGCGCAGGTCTGGGAAGAACGTAGCTAG
- a CDS encoding DNA mismatch repair protein MutT, with translation MTDEIIIAVPRKKIQFLLDKQPFGFFDEKSSQMYDLILNSCTEVNRASAENDESFKQIIPYILITYQEKYLLLKRKTKQTEARLHNKMSIGVGGHINPIDYNKEKDIILGGLLRELHEEVRIVSFEPPVFLGFINDDISEVGKVHLGLLFRVESHTSDVDVIEIDKMDGQWASISELNENFDYLESWSQIAFNSCIK, from the coding sequence ATGACAGACGAAATAATTATTGCTGTTCCCAGAAAGAAAATTCAGTTTTTGTTAGATAAACAACCATTTGGCTTTTTCGATGAGAAGTCTAGTCAAATGTACGATCTAATATTAAATAGTTGTACTGAGGTTAACAGAGCCTCGGCAGAGAATGATGAGTCTTTTAAACAAATTATCCCATACATTCTAATTACTTATCAAGAGAAATATTTATTACTAAAAAGGAAAACAAAGCAGACAGAGGCTAGACTTCATAATAAGATGTCAATAGGAGTTGGTGGACACATAAACCCTATTGATTACAATAAAGAAAAAGATATAATATTAGGGGGCTTATTAAGAGAGTTACACGAAGAAGTAAGAATTGTTTCTTTCGAACCTCCCGTTTTTCTTGGATTTATAAACGATGATATATCAGAAGTAGGGAAAGTGCACCTAGGCTTGCTGTTCAGAGTTGAATCGCATACATCTGATGTTGACGTAATTGAAATAGATAAGATGGATGGCCAATGGGCATCTATATCAGAACTAAATGAGAACTTTGACTATTTAGAATCTTGGTCACAAATAGCTTTTAATAGCTGCATAAAATAA
- a CDS encoding glutamine synthetase beta-grasp domain-containing protein, with protein MAKSKLEYIWLDGYKPTQSLRSKTKIEDDFSGSLEDCPMWSFDGSSTEQAPGGSSDCLLKPVFICPDPQRKNAYLVMCEVLNSDGTAHPTNGRATIEDDDNDFWFGFEQEYFLWDMEIDKPLGFPAEGFPTRPQGPYYCSVGAQNAFGRNIVEEHLDACLDAGLNVEGINAEVATGQWEFQIFAKGAKEAGDQIWVARYMLERIGESYGVSINWHCKPLGDTDWNGSGMHANFSNTALRTAGNKATYDTICQAFGSSPEVIKAHIDVYGADNEMRLTGKHETQSIDQFSYGISDRGASIRIPIATVERGWKGWLEDRRPNSAADPYKVAAQIIKTVKSADIAETVA; from the coding sequence ATGGCAAAGTCGAAGTTAGAGTACATTTGGCTCGATGGGTATAAACCCACGCAAAGTCTGCGTTCCAAAACTAAAATCGAAGACGATTTCTCTGGGAGCCTTGAAGATTGCCCAATGTGGTCGTTTGACGGTTCGTCAACCGAACAGGCTCCAGGTGGCTCATCTGACTGTTTGTTGAAACCTGTTTTTATCTGCCCTGATCCGCAGCGTAAAAATGCTTATCTGGTTATGTGTGAGGTGCTTAACTCAGATGGTACCGCTCACCCGACGAACGGTCGGGCAACCATTGAGGATGACGATAACGATTTCTGGTTTGGTTTTGAACAGGAATACTTCCTGTGGGATATGGAAATTGACAAGCCACTTGGTTTCCCGGCTGAAGGTTTCCCTACCCGTCCACAAGGTCCTTACTACTGCTCGGTTGGCGCCCAGAATGCCTTTGGCCGAAATATTGTAGAAGAGCACCTCGACGCCTGCCTCGATGCTGGTTTGAACGTTGAAGGTATCAACGCTGAAGTAGCTACCGGCCAGTGGGAATTCCAGATTTTTGCCAAAGGTGCTAAAGAAGCTGGCGACCAGATCTGGGTTGCTCGCTATATGCTGGAACGTATTGGCGAATCGTACGGTGTGTCGATCAACTGGCACTGCAAACCACTGGGCGACACCGACTGGAACGGCTCGGGTATGCACGCTAACTTCTCGAACACGGCTCTGCGTACGGCTGGTAACAAAGCAACCTATGACACGATCTGCCAGGCATTTGGCAGCTCGCCTGAGGTTATCAAAGCGCACATCGATGTGTATGGTGCCGATAACGAAATGCGTTTGACGGGTAAACACGAAACCCAGTCGATCGACCAGTTCTCGTACGGTATATCTGACCGCGGTGCGTCGATCCGTATCCCAATCGCTACGGTTGAGCGGGGCTGGAAAGGCTGGCTGGAAGATCGTCGTCCCAACTCGGCGGCTGATCCCTACAAAGTAGCAGCCCAGATCATCAAAACGGTTAAATCGGCTGACATTGCTGAAACGGTAGCGTAA
- a CDS encoding glycosyltransferase family 2 protein: protein MTESIQLTVLIPLYNEDESLPELHDWIVRVVTEQNYTYEILFVDDGSTDDSWNVIERLSVRNSHVRGIRFTRNYGKTTALQTGFQACRGQVIITMDADLQDSPDEIPELYRMITEDKYDLVSGWKQKRYDPITKTLPTKLFNAVSRWISGVQLHDFNCGLKAYRQKVVKTIAPSLYGDMHRNLPIVANWNGFSRIGEKVVQHRARKYGTTKFGLERFVNGFLDVLVIGFVHRFSKRPMHFFGTLGTLSFFIGSVLAIWLIVEKLINISQGVKFRNATDNPLFFFGLVAIILGVQLFLAGFIGEMLVRQSMHHSGEHQIAERIGFSGPVSV, encoded by the coding sequence ATGACTGAATCGATTCAATTAACCGTTCTGATCCCCCTCTACAACGAAGACGAGTCGCTGCCCGAACTGCATGACTGGATTGTGCGGGTGGTGACGGAACAGAACTACACCTACGAAATCCTGTTCGTGGACGACGGCAGTACCGATGATTCCTGGAACGTTATTGAACGTCTGTCGGTACGTAATTCGCACGTACGCGGAATTCGCTTCACCCGCAACTATGGCAAGACGACGGCGCTGCAAACCGGATTTCAGGCCTGTCGGGGTCAAGTAATCATTACGATGGACGCCGACTTACAGGACAGTCCCGATGAGATTCCCGAACTCTACCGGATGATTACCGAAGACAAATACGATCTGGTGTCGGGCTGGAAGCAGAAACGTTACGATCCGATTACAAAGACCCTGCCGACTAAATTGTTCAACGCCGTGTCGCGCTGGATTTCGGGCGTACAACTGCACGATTTCAACTGCGGCCTGAAAGCATACCGGCAGAAAGTAGTGAAAACCATCGCGCCCTCGCTCTACGGCGACATGCACCGGAACCTGCCTATTGTGGCAAACTGGAACGGTTTTAGTAGGATTGGTGAGAAGGTGGTGCAGCACCGGGCGCGCAAATATGGTACAACCAAGTTCGGGCTGGAGCGTTTTGTAAATGGCTTCCTGGACGTATTGGTCATCGGCTTCGTGCATCGGTTCAGTAAGCGGCCCATGCACTTCTTCGGTACGCTCGGTACGTTGTCGTTTTTCATTGGCTCGGTGCTGGCCATCTGGTTGATTGTTGAGAAACTGATCAATATTTCGCAGGGTGTCAAGTTTAGAAATGCGACCGATAACCCCCTGTTTTTCTTTGGCTTGGTAGCGATCATTCTGGGGGTCCAGCTCTTTCTGGCGGGCTTCATTGGCGAGATGCTTGTCCGGCAGAGTATGCACCATTCGGGCGAGCACCAGATAGCCGAACGAATCGGATTTTCGGGCCCCGTGTCCGTTTAA
- a CDS encoding inorganic pyrophosphatase has protein sequence MAKTPSKAHPWHGISPGEHAPDIITAFIEIVPTDTVKYEIDKETGYLKIDRPQQYSNIIPALYGFIPRTFCGDEIAKLASERAGREIPEGDGDPLDICVLTEREITHGDILLQAIPIGGFRLIDKGEADDKIIAVLKGDAMYGQFRELADLPEGIVKRLRHYFLTYKTLPDEPAVMELAAIYGREEACEVIQASMNDYDAMPR, from the coding sequence ATGGCAAAGACTCCTTCTAAAGCACACCCCTGGCATGGCATTTCGCCGGGTGAACATGCGCCCGATATCATTACTGCGTTCATTGAAATCGTACCGACCGACACGGTAAAGTACGAAATTGATAAAGAGACCGGATATCTGAAAATCGACCGGCCACAGCAGTACTCCAACATCATTCCTGCCCTATACGGCTTTATTCCCCGTACGTTCTGTGGGGATGAAATTGCGAAACTGGCGTCGGAACGGGCTGGGCGGGAAATTCCGGAAGGTGATGGCGATCCGCTGGATATCTGTGTGCTGACCGAGCGCGAGATTACCCACGGTGACATCCTGCTACAGGCTATCCCCATTGGTGGTTTCCGCCTGATCGATAAAGGTGAGGCCGACGACAAGATCATTGCCGTGCTGAAAGGTGATGCCATGTACGGTCAATTCCGTGAACTGGCTGACCTGCCCGAAGGCATCGTAAAACGCCTGCGTCACTACTTCCTGACCTACAAAACGCTGCCCGATGAGCCTGCCGTCATGGAACTGGCTGCTATTTATGGCCGCGAAGAAGCCTGCGAAGTTATCCAGGCATCGATGAATGATTATGACGCAATGCCTCGCTAG
- a CDS encoding MBL fold metallo-hydrolase, with translation MESQLELDTPVGTGLSSPYDVTADVAGLKTLFVNVFFIGEPGPGNPWVLVDAGFFGYADSIRKKAEELFGAGTRPKAIVLTHGHADHVGSLKTLLETWDVPVYAHPLELPYLQGKSSYPPPDPGIGGGGMAYMSWVFPIGPMDFGDKIKVIASNGQIPELPDWRVIHTPGHAPGHISLFRDRDRTLIAGDAFVTTNQNAITAVATQSEEFHGPPAYFTCDWEAAQKSVELLNNLNPKAAGTGHGVSVRGLDLELGLNRLAHDFKNLSIPSEGRYVKQPAITDETGIVDMPTPTSYNVARAIGVGMVLSLVAFFFWPNKR, from the coding sequence ATGGAAAGTCAACTTGAACTCGATACACCAGTAGGAACAGGTCTGTCGTCACCGTACGATGTCACGGCTGACGTAGCCGGCCTGAAAACGTTGTTTGTTAACGTATTCTTTATCGGCGAACCGGGTCCGGGAAATCCCTGGGTATTAGTTGATGCTGGTTTCTTTGGCTACGCTGACTCAATCCGGAAAAAAGCGGAAGAACTGTTTGGGGCTGGTACCCGGCCCAAAGCTATTGTGTTGACGCACGGCCACGCCGACCACGTTGGTAGCCTGAAAACGCTCCTGGAAACTTGGGATGTACCGGTCTACGCACATCCGCTTGAGCTGCCTTACTTACAGGGTAAGTCAAGTTATCCGCCACCTGATCCTGGTATTGGTGGGGGCGGCATGGCCTACATGTCCTGGGTATTCCCAATTGGTCCAATGGATTTTGGGGATAAGATTAAAGTGATTGCCAGCAACGGACAAATTCCGGAACTACCCGACTGGCGGGTGATTCATACGCCGGGGCATGCGCCGGGCCATATTTCGCTGTTCCGCGATCGGGACCGTACGCTCATTGCCGGTGACGCCTTTGTAACGACAAACCAGAACGCAATTACGGCCGTTGCCACGCAGAGCGAAGAGTTTCATGGACCGCCGGCTTACTTTACCTGCGATTGGGAAGCGGCTCAGAAGTCGGTTGAGTTGCTGAATAACTTAAATCCCAAAGCCGCTGGTACGGGGCATGGCGTGTCTGTACGGGGGCTTGACCTCGAATTAGGCTTGAACAGGTTGGCGCACGACTTCAAGAACTTATCGATTCCGTCGGAGGGACGTTACGTAAAGCAACCCGCCATAACTGACGAAACAGGTATCGTAGACATGCCTACGCCAACGTCTTACAACGTAGCGAGGGCTATTGGTGTTGGTATGGTTCTTAGCCTGGTGGCCTTTTTCTTCTGGCCGAACAAGCGATAA
- the sppA gene encoding signal peptide peptidase SppA, which translates to MRQFFKYVLATIVGLVLFSVIWFFLLIGFSAAVSSTSNRSTQVKSNSVLKLDLDDPIEERSSENPFAEIGAFSGPSNAVGLVELKKALLKAKTDDNIQGIYLKSEHPQAGWASVEEIRNALIDFKQSKKFIYSYAETMDEKGYYLASVADKVYLNPAGDMEWNGLDAELTFFKGTLDKLGLKPEIFRVGEFKSAVEPFIRENMSEPNKRQVTSFLNSINDHMLVRIAQSRNLRVDSLKRYADNLTIEQPKDALRTKLVTNVAYEDELDALLHKQLDVDAKKKINYVSLKDYQDAEDTSETDNSSKNRIAVIVASGDIVSGKGGENNIGSETIVEELKKARLDNNVKAIVLRVNSGGGSALASDVMYREVELARKAKPVIGSMSDYAASGGYYMLMGCDKIVAQPNTITGSIGVFSLLFNTENFFKDKLGVSFDRVKTNENADFPSTTHEMTPFQKQSLQRRTEQIYAEFTSKAAAGRKIPVDSIRAIAGGRVWTGSQGKAIGLVDQLGGLDDAVKLAARSAKLKEGDYRLKYQPRKKPFIEQIITSLTGGEETKIQAQLGELAPYVTYLKKLKTLEGIQARLPFEIKIR; encoded by the coding sequence ATGCGACAGTTTTTTAAATATGTTCTGGCCACTATCGTTGGCTTAGTGTTGTTTTCGGTCATCTGGTTTTTCCTGTTGATTGGGTTTAGTGCCGCGGTGTCATCGACGTCAAACCGCTCAACGCAGGTCAAAAGCAACTCGGTACTGAAACTTGATCTTGATGATCCGATCGAAGAGCGCAGCAGCGAAAATCCGTTCGCTGAGATTGGCGCCTTTAGCGGTCCAAGTAATGCAGTTGGTCTGGTTGAACTGAAAAAGGCCCTGCTGAAAGCCAAAACCGACGACAACATTCAGGGTATTTACCTGAAAAGTGAACATCCCCAGGCGGGATGGGCCTCGGTTGAAGAGATTCGTAACGCCCTGATCGACTTCAAACAGTCGAAGAAGTTCATCTATTCCTACGCCGAAACAATGGACGAAAAAGGCTACTACCTGGCGTCGGTTGCCGATAAGGTGTATCTCAATCCGGCGGGGGATATGGAATGGAACGGGCTGGATGCCGAGTTAACGTTCTTCAAGGGAACATTGGATAAACTGGGCCTGAAACCGGAGATTTTCCGCGTAGGTGAATTCAAAAGCGCTGTTGAGCCGTTCATCCGCGAAAACATGAGCGAACCCAACAAACGGCAGGTGACATCGTTTCTGAATTCTATCAACGATCACATGCTCGTTCGGATCGCGCAGAGCCGTAACCTGCGGGTTGACTCGCTGAAACGCTACGCCGACAATCTGACAATTGAGCAGCCGAAGGACGCCCTGCGTACAAAACTGGTTACGAACGTAGCGTACGAGGACGAACTGGACGCCCTGCTGCATAAACAACTGGACGTTGATGCCAAAAAGAAGATTAACTACGTATCGCTGAAAGATTATCAGGATGCTGAGGATACGAGCGAAACGGACAACAGCAGTAAAAATCGGATTGCCGTGATTGTTGCTTCCGGTGATATTGTATCGGGCAAAGGGGGCGAGAACAACATCGGCTCAGAAACGATTGTAGAGGAACTGAAAAAGGCTCGTCTGGACAATAATGTAAAAGCCATTGTGCTGCGCGTAAACTCGGGTGGGGGCAGTGCGCTGGCGTCGGATGTAATGTACCGCGAAGTAGAACTGGCCCGCAAAGCGAAACCAGTAATTGGTTCGATGTCTGATTACGCTGCGTCGGGGGGCTATTACATGCTGATGGGCTGCGACAAAATCGTAGCGCAACCCAATACCATCACGGGGTCTATCGGTGTCTTTTCTCTTTTGTTCAACACCGAAAACTTCTTCAAAGACAAATTAGGCGTCAGCTTTGATCGGGTGAAAACGAACGAAAACGCTGATTTTCCGTCGACAACGCACGAAATGACCCCGTTCCAGAAACAGTCGCTGCAACGGCGGACCGAGCAGATCTACGCGGAATTTACGAGCAAGGCTGCAGCCGGACGCAAAATTCCCGTTGATAGTATCCGTGCCATTGCCGGAGGCCGGGTCTGGACGGGATCGCAGGGTAAAGCCATTGGCCTGGTCGATCAACTGGGTGGGCTGGACGATGCCGTTAAACTGGCAGCCCGGTCGGCTAAACTGAAGGAGGGTGATTATCGCCTGAAATACCAGCCGCGTAAAAAACCGTTTATCGAGCAAATCATTACGTCGCTGACGGGCGGTGAAGAAACCAAAATTCAGGCGCAGCTTGGCGAGCTGGCTCCGTACGTAACCTATCTGAAAAAGCTCAAAACCCTGGAAGGAATCCAGGCTCGTCTACCGTTCGAGATAAAAATTCGGTAA
- a CDS encoding viroplasmin family protein: MAAKKPKFYVVWKGRETGVYDSWADCQRQTAGFDGALFKAFDSKPAAVKAFKEKPHMHIGQGPKPAGKQGKISELVGQPIEDSLVVDAAWNTATGDMEYQGIYLATRQKLFLKGPYADGTNNIGEFLAIVHALALLHQKSSNIPIYSDSRTAISWVKNKRANTKLEETGRNAELFDLLERAETWLKSHRYANPILKWETTVWGENPADFGRK; encoded by the coding sequence ATGGCTGCGAAGAAACCCAAGTTTTATGTTGTCTGGAAAGGTCGGGAAACAGGCGTTTACGATTCCTGGGCCGACTGTCAGCGGCAAACGGCGGGTTTCGACGGGGCATTGTTCAAAGCGTTCGACAGCAAGCCCGCTGCCGTCAAAGCATTCAAGGAAAAGCCCCATATGCACATCGGTCAGGGACCGAAACCCGCTGGTAAACAAGGGAAAATTTCGGAGTTGGTTGGCCAGCCCATCGAAGACAGCCTGGTTGTCGATGCCGCCTGGAACACGGCGACCGGCGATATGGAATACCAGGGCATATACCTGGCTACCCGGCAGAAACTCTTTCTGAAAGGGCCTTACGCCGATGGAACGAATAACATTGGGGAGTTTCTGGCGATCGTTCACGCACTGGCCCTTTTGCATCAGAAGAGCAGCAATATTCCCATTTATTCCGATTCGCGCACGGCGATCAGCTGGGTAAAAAACAAGCGGGCCAACACGAAACTCGAAGAAACAGGACGTAATGCCGAGCTGTTCGACCTGCTCGAGCGGGCCGAAACCTGGCTGAAATCGCATCGCTATGCCAACCCGATTCTGAAATGGGAAACAACCGTCTGGGGCGAAAACCCAGCGGATTTTGGTAGGAAATAA